The Rhopalosiphum maidis isolate BTI-1 chromosome 1, ASM367621v3, whole genome shotgun sequence genome has a segment encoding these proteins:
- the LOC113560715 gene encoding YTH domain-containing protein 1: MDEDSISVHGSTADSIEAFDELQVLDEITEETDNIIEGDDQLDEEFDTRSEASSSSIDETSTRNKIKSERYIRIDEDSSIKKKPSEEYLSQLKLLLKEARFFIIKSNNYENIELAKIKNCWSTRPWNETKLNQAFRTCKNVILIFSVKESGKFAGFARISEAARYDLSPVGWVLLGSRNLSGVFKVDWITTKELEFNDTSHLFNAYNEGKTVKIARDGQEVDAKTGSQLCSMFLEDESIDFQYILKKAKNHQPSISTAELRQRRRVLGLPDEGPTTKEYIQAYRFGMPHKQLPRMLSHPYYVRPPLYPSYQYNLGGSPMVQRYYDDVPLPPFRLPIHVPDTYARPLEDYYKRDRLVNLREYHSSHRREKERHTHRHRYH, translated from the exons ATGGATGAAGACTCAATTAGTGTTCATGGATCTACTGCTGATTCCATTGAAGCATTTGATGAACTCCAAGTACTTGATGAAATTACAGAAGAaaccgataatattattgaaggtGATGACCAATTAGATGAAGAATTTGATACTAGAAGTGAAGCTAGCTCTAGTTCCATTGATGAAACTTCAACAAGGAATAAGATAAAATCAGAAAGATATATAAGAATCGACGAAGAttcatctattaaaaaaaaaccatctgAAGAATATTTATCTCAACTAAAACTATTGTTGAAAGAAGCTcggtttttcattataaaaagtaataactatgaaaatattgaattggctaaaattaaaaattgttggtCTACAAGACCATGGAATGAGACAAAGTTAAATCAAGCTTTCAGAACATGTAAGaatgtaattttgatattttcagtTAAAGAAAGTGGTAAATTTGCag gGTTTGCTAGAATTTCTGAAGCAGCTAGATATGATTTATCACCAGTTGGTTGGGTATTACTCGGAAGTCGTAATTTATCAGGTGTATTTAAAGTTGACTGGATTACTACAAAAGAGTTAGAATTCAATGATACTTCTCATTTATTCAATGCATACAATGAAGGAAAAACTGTTAAAATTGCTCGTGATGGTCAAGAAGTTGATGCTAAGACTGGATCACAATTGTGCTCAATGTTTTTAGAAGACGAATCAATTGATTttcagtacattttaaaaaaagctaaaaatcATCAGCCTTCTATTAGTACAGCCGAATTACGGCAACGGCGTAGAGTGCTTGGTTTACCAGATGAAGGACCCACTACCAAAGAATATATACAAGCTTACCGATTCGGGATGCCACATAAACAACTACCAAGGATGTTATCACATCCATATTATGTACGCCCACCTTTGTATCCATCGTACCAATATAATTTAGGTGGATCACCAATGGTACAACGTTATTATGATGATGTACCATTGCCACCCTTTCGGCTTCCTATACATGTACCAGATACATACGCACGACCATTAGAAGATTACTACAAAAGAGATAGATTAGTTAATCTCAGGGAATATCACTCAAGTCATAGACGTGAAAAAGAGCGCCATACTCATAGACACCGTTatcattaa